The genomic interval aaacaaacaaacatcaaGTGAGCAGTTTCAAGACTTCCTCATTAAAGCCAATTAGCAGGAGAATTTCCTGTGTAATAATTGTTTAATCAAACAGCAACATGAAGTGGTGCCTAGAGGCCAAAGGCTATGTGCATTTATGCTCTTTCAAAGCATCTGTGTCATCTAGAATTTGGGAGTAGAATAGAGAGGGCATGAGAAAGTCTTCATTGACCTCAACACTGAAGAGCATATGTTGCTATgaagtcattttaatttgtttttccaaGATAAAGGAATTTCCGCAATCACCGTTTTTTTTGACACCCGAATTAAATGTGCAAGTCTTCTTCCGTATGGACAGGAGCACACTATGCAGCGTGATCGCTCAACTGACTCAAGAAACGCAGCCGGCCTTCGTGACCACTCTCAAGTCCAGAGCTGTTTCGGAGAGTTCCAACGTCAAGTTCTTCTGCGTGGTGACTGGTGAGCATCTCTATCCGTTGGAACCAAGCtaaatgatgaaaaattgcGGGTTGTGTTAACGCTTTGATAAATTATATTAGGACATTCATATAATATGCGCATATGGAAACCAAGTCTCTATATGATCGGGGTCACCTTTATTGAAAGAGACACTTCATGCAAAGAATGTAGAGGGAAAATAGTAGTTTAATATCGTATTTGCCGGACTATAAGTCTCGCTAttcaaagaatgcacaatgaaaaggaGAACAAAAATATTAGTCACCCTTGAGTGTATGTTGCATTTTAcatgatcagaaaccaagaacaaaaatTATACATGAAAATATAACAGTAAAATAAGGAACAACAGACATAACAGGTAATGTAGCTTATAACCTAAAAACACACAACATAAAAAGCTGTTGGCAGTCAGagtgaacaaaaaatatatatattagtcgCACTAGAGTACAAGtcccaggcccagccaaactatggaaaaaaagagcGACTTATAATCCAGGAAATACGGTCCATGTGGATAACATAAGTAACATAATTCCATAAAATATCATGAAATCAGTTTTACATTCCTATTAAAGCCACTGATCTTATTTGAGTGATGATttctcacaatttaaaatgtttttttctgcttcagGTTATCCTATCCCTCAGCTTACTTGGTACAAGGATGATAAACAAATGGACAGACTATGTGGCCTTCctaaatatgaaatatttcGCAATGGGCAAAACCATTCGCTGCATATTTACGAGTACGTACGTTGTCGACTATGATATTTTTTGGATCGATTTAATTGGTCTATCGTCAACATGAGTTTGTCCTCGCAGCTGCACTGCGGAGGACGCCGCCATCTACCAGGCGTCGGCCAGTAACAGCAAAGGCATCGTGTCGTGCTCCGGGGTGCTGGAGGTCGGCGGAATGAACGAGTTCAAGATCCACCAGCGCTACTTTGCCAAGCTCAAGCAGAGAACGGACGGCCGAGGCGGGAAGGAGAACCAGAAGCCGATTCGGGGCATCAGCCCGGAACGCACGCAGAAGAAGCGGCGCTCCACCGTGGAGGTCTTCTCCAGCGTACCCAGCTCCAAAGAAGACCAGGTCCCCGAGGATTTGGTTCCATCAGCTGTTGAAGATTCAAAAGTGAGGATGGAGGAACCTGCAGAGGAACCAAAGGAGGAGAAACCTGCACCCATAGCCAAGTCGAAAACTGATAACGACAGCGGCGTTGCCAAGACTCCCTTTGTTAAGAAGAAGATCAAAATTTCCCCCAGAGGCGAGAGGACCCCCGATGAAACCAAAGAGTCGGAGAATGTCAAAAACACGGTTCCATTTGGAAAactgttgagaaaaaaaagtttcgaGGCGCTACGTTCGCCAGAAAGTCTGAGGAAACACAAAGAAAGTGACCGAAAATGTGAGGAGAAAATTCTGGAAAAGAATCCCACCTTACCCTCCCAGCTCAAAAGTACCCCAGAACCCCAACGGGCCTCAAAAGCAGTCCCGCAGAACCTGACCGACCCCGTATCGGCGGAAGGGGCCTTCCAAAAGAGGACGGCTTTACCAGAGCTGCcgcaaaaggaaacaaaagccCAACAAAGGAATCCGCCGGTGGAGAGCGAGGTGAGCTTTTTTGTTCCTCCTACGTAAGATCACGGGTAGCTTGGTGGTCCCGGCCAACACGAGCGACGTGCTGCTATTCATAGCAACGACGTCAGCGCTCTGCGGTGCCAGTGGGGCTGCGTGATGCTGTCGTGTTTACTCGTGAGACAGCCTGGCAATAAGTTTGAAAAAGATTAGCATGACTTTTTACGAGAACCTGTTTCATGAATGACACAAAAGGCTTGAGTGAAAATAGGAACCATAAATGACACGTCATTGCGTCCATCATACTGAGAGATGCTTCTAACATATTGCTGTTTATTGGCGTAGTCAAAGCTAAGCGCTGTGGATTTCACTTCTGATGAAGCCTCGTAGGgcacttattggctgccattgatggtgccgGACCTCCAATCCGTTTTTGCCTGGGCGAATGAACGTTTGCTCATCAATCCTCACTAGCAGCACAAATTACATCATaggttgctgtttttttttttcatttcataataTTTATGACAATGACAGACAGCCAatgcatttaaactgggaggactggcagtgGATGCCCATCTTTCATTGCCTTACCTGccatttacttttttaatgttttttttttcaaattaaaacatattttaaattacaataaatacataagaatattcactattcactcactcagccaattagttaaatgagtgcttaAAAAGAGTTGAGTGAAATAtaaggcaaaacaattaaaccaCCGTCTGACAAAAACACATTCTAAAAAATTGTCAAAAGTTTAAAAATTAGGAATAACTTCCACAACAATACTAATTAGAAGGCAAATGTTATGACGCAATGTTAAATGTTGAACACAAAATAACCTGTCAACGGTTTTTAGCCACGTGGACTTTTGAATGGTGATTATAGACAAGGGCTGATGCAACCGTCTGCACAGTTAGTTACTGACATCAGTGAGTCAACTGAAGTGGCCCTCAAAATGATTGACATTCCAATGTGACCGCACTTCACCATAAAATAGCCCCATAGCACCCTTTCTAGATTACTGGAAATAGCACTAATGTTGTTAAAACATCCTCATTTGAGTCCAAACCTATCCATATTTACTTTAATCCAgtcaaatgctttttttacatGTCGCAAGCAAACAATCCAAATTAATCTTTCAAAATGcttttgaaatcaatttctGCAGCACAAAATAGGTCAAGTCATTATAATTATAGTATGAgattatgatatttttttaggtaatGCCACGTGACTAGGGAAACATCTGTTGCTATTTATAGAAGGCTAATTAAAAAAGCAACTCATGCTTGGACGTGATGTGGATTTGACACTGTCTGGACCACAAATCGGTGATCAACCTGTTTTCATGTAACACTGACATGTTTTATACGTTGTACAAGTCCAATGAAAGATGATCGTGGATCAAAGAGCTGATTTGTATCCATTTCCTTGCTCCATACGAATATATAAAACCTCTGATCTTTTGCCATTAATGCTAAAGGTAGTAGTTACAAAAGTACATCTCGGGATCAACTTCGCTGTCTCGCCTTACTTTGGCAGCAATTGAAACAAACTGTTCTGCCTATTCTAAATCTGACTACATTTCCATTGCAGTGTTTACACGAGTTGTTTCAATCGCTAGGTTATGTGTGGCCACTCGAAGCTGGGGGTGCACGAGCACCCAACACAGGGGTGCAAAGGATTAAATGTGTAATGGCAGTCTTGGTATAGTGGTTACAGCTAATCCGTGAGAAATGTGTTTTCAAAATTCTTTAAACGTATAACAAGCAATACATTTACATTCTAGTATTGTAAACACAGAATTAGCATGGCTGTCTCTCCAATGAAATCCTCCAGGAAATATTGAAATTAGCTGGTAGTTTGCAGTGGAGTAAACAAGCAGCTACATGCTATTTGGAAGCATTGCTTACATTGCATAGATTGCATGAGACGCCGATTATTTTTAAGTATCTAACGTAGGCTTTTCCAGGGATTTCTATTTGTTGCTGGTCACGCTGTTACTGTTGTTGAAATTGCACGTTTACTACGTGGCCGGGGATAAAGTGTCATTTGTATTTACAGCCTGGAAACATGCTTGCATTGTCTCCCAAGGTTACACAGGCTCCTACATGGATGAGGGGGAATGATGCACCAGTTAAACCAGAACCTCCACCTGATCAGGGTTTGGCAGCGACGAACGCACGACCCCAGCGGAAAACTCCATGGAAGGGAGCAGCTTCAAAAGAAGACACTCGGCTCCTCTTTGGCTCACCTCTTGCTAAAGGGCCGCAACACAAAAAGCTTCATTCCAAGGGATCAACCGAAGGCCTGACGATCCCGCAAAAGTCAAATGTCATTTCGCCTGAAGACCAGAAAAGCCAAGATGTTTTAATCGTCAAATCTGCCAGAGGCTTAATAGGACAAAGTAATAAGAATTTAGATGGTAATGAAGTTAAAAAGTcaataaaaatgctaaataaaaaGATTGATGAACCAGTGACAGAAACCACTGCGGCACCGAGGGCACAACAAGCGGAACAAAGCAAAGATGAAGTGACTAAAGTCACTAATACCAATGTTGTGTCTTCTAAGAACAAGAAAGGGATGGTTGAAGCTGATGGTCAACATTCCAAAAAAGCTTTGATCTTAAATGAGCAGCAATCCAGAAGATTCCAAGAAACCACCCAACCTGTGGCCAGGGTCATATCTGTTGCAGAAATGATGAGAGCCCAAATAAGCACTCTTGACTCAAACAACTTGCCTGCAGGCTTGCTAGGCAGCCCAGCGGCTGATCCCCTAAGTCCTAAGGATAAGACAACTCAAGGGAGGAAGTCCGAAGCTCAAGTCATTCCAGAGACTAGCGTTGGTCAAACATCACCACAAGCAAATCTTTTAGAGAAAAGTAATAGCAGAAAGAATAGGACTTTTGAAGAAGATTCTAGTCTTTGTCCTCCATCTGCCATTGAGCCTTTAAAATTAGAAGGCAATGTTCTGGACATTCCCTTTGCAGGTTCTATCAATAACTACCCTTCGGTTTCTGTGAATCCTAAAGAGGAAGAAAACCCAAAATTTCAATTAGTCGCTGATGGCTTACCTAGGAATTCTGTTGGTCGAACGTCTccaaaggaaaatcttgaaaagaAAGGTCATCCAGGAAAAAgtagtacatttaaaaaagatccCAGTCTCTGTCGTTCATCGGATCCTGTTAGCACAGTAGAATATAATCAAGACTGTGCCACTATCCCCCATGCAGGTTCTTCAAAAACCTACCCTTCTGTTGTCATGAATCCTAAGGAGGAAGAAACTCAAAGAACTACATTAAGAACCAAAAGTGATCAGAATGGAGACTTGGGCCATCGGGAAAAGTCTGACCCACATATTAAATTACACACTAAAACTCAACAGGGAATAACTGGAAACACTTCCGAATCACTTATAATAGAACACCATCCAAGAGGTTGTTCACCGGGGGTGCCAAATCCACGATTCATTGCTACAGATACCCAAGAAAACAGCCCTCATATTCAAGGGCAGTCAAGGGTTGAACGAAATCCAGATAATATCCTGGCGAATTCAAACCCCAAAACCAAGCTGTTATTGGAGAAAAAAGATGGTGATTGTTCTTATTCTTTGGCAACTCCACAAGAATTAGCGTCAGGAGCCCGTCGTAAAATCCCTCTCTCCAAGGACAAATCTTTGGAGGCCAAATTACAACCAGAACCCCAAAGTGAGAACCAAGAGATTTCTCCACCAGACAGTATGCATTCAACAAGTAGCATGAAAACGACGTCATCTCCAGAGGTCTCACCACTGTcacctcttcttcttccttccAATGACGAGACAACTTCTTCGGAGAAGCGATCGCCGATGCTAGGAAGAAAGAAGACAGCCACCGCGACAAAGACATTGACCCAACCACCCAATGAGGACATCCAAAGTGAGAAAAGTTTGAAGGACAGATTGGACCCATGCAAAGGTAGGGTTCTTTTTATATTCAGGCATTTTctgttccattcattttctatgatTAGGTAGCTGGTAAATTGCTGCACATTGATTAGTCGCCTGTGGTCTTTAGTTACTCATTGATTCCTATGCCTGTTACGAACAAAATTCTCACACCTGTCCCTTTTAGCTCCCCAAGTTATCCGTAAGATCCGCAGTGAAAGCTTTGCTAATAGCTCGGGGCACTTAAAACTATGGTGCCAGTTCTTCAACATTCTCACTGACTCGGCCATCACTTGGTACAGAAATGATTTGGAGATTGCCCGAATTACGAGAAGGTAAATTCCTCGTTgggaaagctttttttcccaaatgaatGTCGACCGATTCTCagcatttctttttgtttcacaGCGCTTCAGACGAAAGTCAGGTCAATCTGGCTATCGTTCAAGCATCAAGTAAAGACTCTGGCGTTTACAAGTGCACAATCACAAATGACTATGGGAGCGACTCCACAGAATTTCTGCTTGGTCCAAACAGTATGTAATCACTTGGCACAACCGTATTTTATCCGTAATATTTAGCTGCAACAATTCTGTGTGCGCTCCTTCTCCCCATGTGCTGCAGTTTTGGCTAGGATTTCTCTCCGCGGGGATCTTGGTGGTAAGACTGGATGTTTAGCAGTTGATGTAACCTAAAGCCTAAGTCATTTGTTAGTGTAACTCTTTTGTACTGTCATCAAGTTGGAGAAGAAATAGAAATGGCACCCCTGGTGTTCAGCAAAGGCGTGGCTGACAGTGGCGTGTGGGGCAACAAGTTGTTCGGTCGCGTAATGCTGGACCAATCCTGTATCGGCGAAGGCAGTGGCCACAAAGTCTGCAGGGCAAAAGTCATATATGGCTTGGAGCCAGTCTTTGAGTCTGGTCACACATGTGTCATCAAAGTAAAACGCGAAATCGTCTATGGCGGGAAGGAGGAACACGGCCTCACCGAAAGAAACTTGGAATTAGTCAAGCAGGTATGCTTCAGTTCCGAATGGGAGGCTTTATGTTGTGTGGAATCCTAATAAGATGTTTTACGTTGTTCCGGACACAGCAATGTAAAATTCAGAATCTGGCTCGGGAGTACTGCAAAATCTTCTCTGCAGAAGCAAGAATTATTGAAAACTTTGGACCTCCTCTTGAGTGAGTTCCAAATAGTGGACCAAATGttaccttgtttttgcattgatTCTGAGCACCGCTTGGTAAAAAGAATGGAAATGTCTTTGCTTTGTAATGTCATTAACCTCCACAAACCAGGGTCATCCCAGTCCACTTAATGTACCGGCCTGCAAACACTATCCCTTATGCCACTGTGGAGGCTGACTTGGCTGGGGTCTACCAGAAATatgttgaattggaccatatggAAAAAATGGAGATGAAAGCCACCTCTGACGTCGGGCTCAAGTGTTGCGCCTTGCAGCACTGGATCTTTCAATGGACCAGCAGGAATCTGCTCATCACCCGACTTGAAGGTAGGCTttgcatttcaaaatacagCTGAACATCCAAGAGTAAAGAAATTTCAAACTGCAAATTCCAATGTGTTTCTATCAGGTTTTACACAACATAATCATGCTCTACTTTTCAGGGGTCGATACAAAGATCACCAACATTGGAATTACAGTTAGATCTACTGGGTTAGTCAAATGTTTAAATTATACTACAACATGGTTTTTGGTCTTTGTATCGTTTAGACTCGTCaacctactttttttttattgctgcaGACATCAAGGCCTCCAAATTGAAGGCAAGCCTGAAGTTTTGGAGGCTTTTGTTTCACATCACCATTGTAACTACTTTTGCGGCCTCCTGGGTCTGAGGTCGCTCAAAGTTTTGGACTCTTTAACGACACCAGCCAAGTCCAAAGGCTCCAAGAGCCCATTACTACAGCGCAAAAATCAGGCTTCTGGCTCAGGGAGCCCACAGATTAGCAGAAGAGCAACCGGTAGCCCCCGGACGTCGAGAAAGTCGCAGCAAGAGGGCAATAATACTCTGAAAACTGCTGTTGAAGTCTCTCTCTGAGGCATTACAGACCAGAAATTTACCAGTTGCCATTCCTAGTCTTTTTTGGATTTAAGTGTTTATTTGTCTGATATTTTGGAGTATTATGTCTATCCAAACAATTCATCATCTTCTTGGTTATAGACCCATTAGTCTAACATAAAATATAACTATATGGTATACCTATATTTTGCAAACAGTTTACCTCCGTGCATCCTATGATCCAGATAGATGCACCATGCGTAACCTGGGAATTGGCTTGAAATCTAGGCAGCAGTGATGccaatattttcattcatctaGGTTGTTATTGCTTCAATTAAGCCATTCGTCATCAGTTCATCCAGAATGGAGTAGTTAGGCAAGGGATGTGATCATTTAGACCTGCTGCGTAAACTGATGGTAATGTGTAAAGTTTCACCTGGTAGAAAAGTCTGATGTGGTACTAACATTGACCTGAGAGAAGCGGATATTTCTGAGAGAAATTACAAAGAAGAATTTGTGGTGGTAGTTGTGGTAGTCATGTGGTTTCAGGAAGTCGTAAATAAAGGAGCTATGCTAGCTGTTAATTAATTTGGTAAATTTACAGCAGAGATAACAGCTCACTGTTCTAACATGGTAAGCTGCATTTGAAAACCACACGTGTTTGCTGCTTATCATATTTTATCTGTTCTTGTGCGCTTCTATTTGTTGATTTAGTTCACTTACTGAAGGCCTATTGTTCCATTCCACGTGACAACCTCTGGGTCCGTGGCTTATTTATAAATACTGAACATGTTTAGCACGATTACCATAAAGTCAACTTTTGTACACAGAGGATCCAACTATTGCGCACATGTAGATAGAATTGTCGCATGACTTTGATGTACAGTGacacatattttatattataaccGCTAAATGGGActgaatgtaaaataaaacaaagacgAGTGTCTGGAGAAATATCCTGAGAGTTTGTGCTGTGTTTTAAGTAATAAGATGAACATAGTTTCGATTCAGTGCTGACCATCTTTTCATCTGAAAATACCAGAAAACGTGACTCATCCTGTTTTATGACATCCTGTCCCAGTTTttgcaaatttgaatgaattataCTCATTTTGCTGAAGTCCTTCTTAAAAGACTTTACGCCAGAGATGCGACCCTCTACTGGTTACCAATAGTAGGTGTAAGGCAACCTTTCACAATTTAAACAAGCTGAATACGTAAAGTTGAGATCAGTAAAACTAAAATCCAAGTCATTACTGTGTGAATGTTCATAATAAAGATGATCCAAAAATTATATAAAATGAACAGAAGTGGGTCCATGTTTATGACGTCTGTCCTACATGTGTTATGAAGACAAGTGAATGACGTAAAATGAGAAACTTATGatatatttgattcatttttatccAAATTTGCCAGTGAGATGCCTTTGTTAAAATTGGAGcgtggtgtgcgtgtgtgtgaaagCAATGCAAAAGGCTAACCTCGTCATGATAATCACTAGTGAATCTTTGGTCATTAGCGCGTCATCCTTTATGTAAGAGCTCCCGTGTGTCCACTTAATGTTATTTAGAGCAAAAAGTTCACTTGTTGTCATTTATGATGACGTCCAGCAACATCAGTGTCACAACAACACGCAACAAAGACTCACATTTGGCCCACCTACAAGTTTTCCCAAAGTCTTTTATGAACGCTTTGCTCGCTTTTGTCTACTACAAAtgaaattagattaaatttagcTGCGTTGAAAGCTTCCTTTCAAATCCAGATAAAATCTTCATTATTATTCAATTAATATCCTTCTTTAG from Stigmatopora argus isolate UIUO_Sarg chromosome 2, RoL_Sarg_1.0, whole genome shotgun sequence carries:
- the LOC144090977 gene encoding uncharacterized protein LOC144090977, which produces MKYFAMGKTIRCIFTSTCTAEDAAIYQASASNSKGIVSCSGVLEVGGMNEFKIHQRYFAKLKQRTDGRGGKENQKPIRGISPERTQKKRRSTVEVFSSVPSSKEDQVPEDLVPSAVEDSKVRMEEPAEEPKEEKPAPIAKSKTDNDSGVAKTPFVKKKIKISPRGERTPDETKESENVKNTVPFGKLLRKKSFEALRSPESLRKHKESDRKCEEKILEKNPTLPSQLKSTPEPQRASKAVPQNLTDPVSAEGAFQKRTALPELPQKETKAQQRNPPVESEVTQAPTWMRGNDAPVKPEPPPDQGLAATNARPQRKTPWKGAASKEDTRLLFGSPLAKGPQHKKLHSKGSTEGLTIPQKSNVISPEDQKSQDVLIVKSARGLIGQSNKNLDGNEVKKSIKMLNKKIDEPVTETTAAPRAQQAEQSKDEVTKVTNTNVVSSKNKKGMVEADGQHSKKALILNEQQSRRFQETTQPVARVISVAEMMRAQISTLDSNNLPAGLLGSPAADPLSPKDKTTQGRKSEAQVIPETSVGQTSPQANLLEKSNSRKNRTFEEDSSLCPPSAIEPLKLEGNVLDIPFAGSINNYPSVSVNPKEEENPKFQLVADGLPRNSVGRTSPKENLEKKGHPGKSSTFKKDPSLCRSSDPVSTVEYNQDCATIPHAGSSKTYPSVVMNPKEEETQRTTLRTKSDQNGDLGHREKSDPHIKLHTKTQQGITGNTSESLIIEHHPRGCSPGVPNPRFIATDTQENSPHIQGQSRVERNPDNILANSNPKTKLLLEKKDGDCSYSLATPQELASGARRKIPLSKDKSLEAKLQPEPQSENQEISPPDSMHSTSSMKTTSSPEVSPLSPLLLPSNDETTSSEKRSPMLGRKKTATATKTLTQPPNEDIQSEKSLKDRLDPCKAPQVIRKIRSESFANSSGHLKLWCQFFNILTDSAITWYRNDLEIARITRSASDESQVNLAIVQASSKDSGVYKCTITNDYGSDSTEFLLGPNILARISLRGDLGVGEEIEMAPLVFSKGVADSGVWGNKLFGRVMLDQSCIGEGSGHKVCRAKVIYGLEPVFESGHTCVIKVKREIVYGGKEEHGLTERNLELVKQQCKIQNLAREYCKIFSAEARIIENFGPPLEVIPVHLMYRPANTIPYATVEADLAGVYQKYVELDHMEKMEMKATSDVGLKCCALQHWIFQWTSRNLLITRLEGVDTKITNIGITVRSTGHQGLQIEGKPEVLEAFVSHHHCNYFCGLLGLRSLKVLDSLTTPAKSKGSKSPLLQRKNQASGSGSPQISRRATGSPRTSRKSQQEGNNTLKTAVEVSL